The window GATTTCGGTGGACGAGGACGCGAAGAAGTGGATTCTCGACAAGACGCTGGGCGACCGCAGCTATGGTGCAAGGCCCTTGCGACGCGCATTGCAGCGTTATATCGAGGACCCGCTCTCGGAAGCGCTGATCAGTGGGCAGATCATGGATCGGCCGGCGTTCCTGGAGGTCTATATCCGCAACAATCAACTCTTCTACCGCTCGGTATCGAACGCTCCGAGCGATACGGAAGAGAAAGCAGATGGGATTTTGCTCTACAGCGCGTAGAGTTCGATCCATCACAAAACCAAGGGCCTCCGCAGACAATGCCGAGGCCTTTCTTTTGCTATGACGCAAGTGGAATCAGGGGCGTGATCCACGAGCAACGCCGCGATGATACGATGTTTTGAATCTTCTTTGTGGGGAGCAATGCGATGAGCGACACGGTCCAGATAGCGGGTCTCACGTCAGAGCAAGTCACAGGCATTACGCGCGAGTATAACTACGGCACATGGCGCATTCAGAAGACGTGGAAGCCGTTGCATGTGGTGGATGCCGAGGGTTGCTATTTCATGGATGCTGCGGGCAAGCGGTATCTGGATTTTTCATCGCAGTTGATGTGCGTGAACCTCGGGCATAAGAATCCGCGGGTGATTGAGTCGATTGCGGAGCAGGCGCGCGAATTGCCTTACGTTCTGCCGGGGTATGCGACAACGTCGCGCGCGAGGCTCTCGCAGAAGCTGCTGGAAGTGCTGCCGGAGGGACTGGAGAAGTTCTTCTTTGCGACTTCGGGGACTGAGGCGAACGAAGCGGCTTTCAAGATTGCGCGCATGTATACGGGCAAGACCAAGATCATCTCGCGGTATCGCAGCTATCATGGCTCGACTTCGGGGTCGATTGCGGCTACTGGCGATCCGCGGCGCTGGGCAATGGAGCCGAGCGGCAAGGGGCAGGGATTTGTTTTCGCGCCGGAGACGAACTGTTACAAGTGCCCGATCAAGCATACGTATCCGAGTTGCGGCATTGCGTGTGCGGACTATATCGAGCATATGATTCGCAATGAATCGGATGTTGCGGCTGTAATTGTGGAACCGGTGGTGGGAACCAATGGAGTTCTCGTTCCGCCGAAGGAGTATCTGCCGCGGCTGAAGGCTATCTGCGAAGAATATGGCGTGCTGCTGATTGCCGATGAGGTTATGACTGGGTGGGGACGCACGGGTAAGTGGTTCTGCGTGGATCACTGGGGAGTTAAGCCAGATATTTTGGTTACTGCCAAGGGAATAACTTCGGCGTATGTTCCGCTGGGGCTGTGCGCGACCACGATGAAGATTGCGGAGTACTTTGAGGAGCACTATTTCTCGCATGGGCACACGTATGAGGCGCATCCGATGACGCTGGGGCCGGCGGTGACCACCATCGAAGAGATGGAGCGGCTGAAGCTGGTGGAGCGGGCTGCTTCGCTTGAGCCGTATGTACGCACGAAGCTGGAGGCGCTGAAGGAAAAGCATCCGTCAATTGGCGATGTGCGCGGGCTGGGGCTTTTCTTTGGCGTTGAGCTAGTGAAGAATCGCGAGACCAAGGAACCGTTCAACACCATGCGCGATAAGGTGGAAGGCAAGCCGCTGGTGGTCGATCTGGTGGCTGCCAAGATGATGGGCCGGGGTGTGGCGTTGCAGGCTTGGGTGAGCCACTTTGTGATCGCTCCGCCGCTGATTGTGACTGAGGCGGAGTTGGATGAGGGCATCAATGCGCTGGATGAGGCGCTGGCGATTGCGGATGCGTTGGTCGAATAGCAGTGGAATACGATACTACTGCTGTGTCTGTGATACCAATCGTTTCAACGATGCGTCGTACTCGGCCTTCGTCGGTTTGGGATTGGTATTTAACCACCCTTCTCCTTTGGGATTAAATGTGTAGTATTCAGTCAAATATTTTAGAAGCTGAGGACTTATGCGATGGGCGCGCCACCACGCACACCAACTAAAATTCGCGCCTTCAAACTTTGTGATGCCGCTAAAATCGGCGCGGTCAACGACATTGTTGGACAGGTTGACCGACGTGATGTCAGCCCCATTCAGATTGACTCCAGTAAGATCGCAGCTAGAGAAGCTAACAGACGCCAGATTCAGGTTTAGGTGAGCGTCATGGGTCGATTTCAGCAGTGGGAGGATCTCGGTGCAGGTGTACGTAATTTCATTTGATAGGTTGTTCAAGGCTGTTCGATCACCATCTGAAAGCTTTGATTCAATAAAAATATCCCTTTTCTTATCCTGTCCCTTATTTAGTAAGATGTCTGCCTGCGATCCGAGATGAATGTTCAATGCCACAATCTCGGGAATGGAGTCCCAACTGATCGGCTCAAACGTCGACTTAAAAATATCTTCGAAAGAGGCGGGATCATTCGCTTTCTGAGTTAGGAGTTTCAACATTTCCTGATGCGCAAGTTCTTTGTAAGCTGGAGTGGTAAAGCTTTGCAGAAGAGCCTCGGCAGGAGAAAGTTTCTCCGACTCAGATATGAGCTTCAATGCCTCAGTCCAACGCGTTTTTTCTTCCGCTTCTACCTGACGCTGCATATCTACCGCTTTGTCTTGTTCTGACTTACGGAATGAATACGTCTGAAATACGAGTGTGCATGCCAGTACAAGGGTAGTGAGAAGAGGGGTCACCGAAGAAACGAGGTCTCGCCACACGCCGCGGTTCTCTTTTTCTCGATTTCGCTGAATCTCCTTCTCTTCTTCCAATATCTTGATTGTGTTCGCTCGTTCTCCTTCTATCTCATCGAGAGTCTTAATGAAGCTTGCGACCTGATCGAAGTCCGTATGATTTTTTGCTTCTGACAACAGCTTAGTTGCATAGTCTCTTAGGGACGATATGTCTACAGTCACGCAGGTCTCCGTTGCGATTTTCAAGAGTAGTTTA is drawn from Acidicapsa acidisoli and contains these coding sequences:
- a CDS encoding aminotransferase family protein, giving the protein MSDTVQIAGLTSEQVTGITREYNYGTWRIQKTWKPLHVVDAEGCYFMDAAGKRYLDFSSQLMCVNLGHKNPRVIESIAEQARELPYVLPGYATTSRARLSQKLLEVLPEGLEKFFFATSGTEANEAAFKIARMYTGKTKIISRYRSYHGSTSGSIAATGDPRRWAMEPSGKGQGFVFAPETNCYKCPIKHTYPSCGIACADYIEHMIRNESDVAAVIVEPVVGTNGVLVPPKEYLPRLKAICEEYGVLLIADEVMTGWGRTGKWFCVDHWGVKPDILVTAKGITSAYVPLGLCATTMKIAEYFEEHYFSHGHTYEAHPMTLGPAVTTIEEMERLKLVERAASLEPYVRTKLEALKEKHPSIGDVRGLGLFFGVELVKNRETKEPFNTMRDKVEGKPLVVDLVAAKMMGRGVALQAWVSHFVIAPPLIVTEAELDEGINALDEALAIADALVE
- a CDS encoding pentapeptide repeat-containing protein; protein product: MTVDISSLRDYATKLLSEAKNHTDFDQVASFIKTLDEIEGERANTIKILEEEKEIQRNREKENRGVWRDLVSSVTPLLTTLVLACTLVFQTYSFRKSEQDKAVDMQRQVEAEEKTRWTEALKLISESEKLSPAEALLQSFTTPAYKELAHQEMLKLLTQKANDPASFEDIFKSTFEPISWDSIPEIVALNIHLGSQADILLNKGQDKKRDIFIESKLSDGDRTALNNLSNEITYTCTEILPLLKSTHDAHLNLNLASVSFSSCDLTGVNLNGADITSVNLSNNVVDRADFSGITKFEGANFSWCAWWRAHRISPQLLKYLTEYYTFNPKGEGWLNTNPKPTKAEYDASLKRLVSQTQQ